From one Saccharomyces cerevisiae S288C chromosome XVI, complete sequence genomic stretch:
- the TYW1 gene encoding putative tRNA 4-demethylwyosine synthase (Iron-sulfur protein required for synthesis of wybutosine modified tRNA; wybutosine is a modified guanosine found at 3'-position adjacent to anticodon of phenylalanine tRNA which supports reading frame maintenance by stabilizing codon-anticodon interactions; induction by Yap5p in response to iron provides protection from high iron toxicity; overexpression results in increased cellular iron): protein MDGFRVAGALVVGALTAAYLYFGGRFSIALVIIVGYGIYCNEASGGSQDSQEKLDLNKQQKKPCCSDKKIADGGKKTGGCCSDKKNGGGKGGGCCSSKGGKKGGCCSSKGGKKGGCCSSKKNIGDNENTATEVEKAVNYPVTVDFTEVFRKPTKKRSSTPKVFSKNSSSNSRVGKKLSVSKKIGPDGLIKSALTISNETLLSSQIYVLYSSLQGAASKAAKSVYDKLKELDELTNEPKLLNLDDLSDFDDYFINVPVENALYVLVLPSYDIDCPLDYFLQTLEENANDFRVDSFPLRKLVGYTVLGLGDSESWPEKFCYQAKRADHWISRLGGRRIFPLGKVCMKTGGSAKIDEWTSLLAETLKDDEPIIYEYDENADSEEDEEEGNGSDELGDVEDIGGKGSNGKFSGADEIKQMVAKDSPTYKNLTKQGYKVIGSHSGVKICRWTKNELRGKGSCYKKSLFNIASSRCMELTPSLACSSKCVFCWRHGTNPVSKNWRWEVDEPEYILENALKGHYSMIKQMRGVPGVIAERFAKAFEVRHCALSLVGEPILYPHINKFIQLLHQKGITSFLVCNAQHPEALRNIVKVTQLYVSIDAPTKTELKKVDRPLYKDFWERMVECLEILKTVQNHQRTVFRLTLVKGFNMGDVSAYADLVQRGLPGFIEVKGATFSGSSDGNGNPLTMQNIPFYEECVKFVKAFTTELQRRGLHYDLAAEHAHSNCLLIADTKFKINGEWHTHIDFDKFFVLLNSGKDFTYMDYLEKTPEWALFGNGGFAPGNTRVYRKDKKKQNKENQETTTRETPLPPIPA from the coding sequence ATGGATGGTTTTCGTGTAGCTGGTGCGTTAGTAGTTGGTGCGTTAACCGCTgcatatttatattttggCGGAAGGTTTTCGATAGCGCTGGTCATTATAGTAGGTTATGGTATTTATTGCAATGAAGCCAGCGGTGGTAGTCAAGATAGTCAAGAGAAGCTCGATTTGAACAAACAACAGAAAAAGCCATGTTGCAGTGATAAGAAGATTGCGGAtggaggaaaaaaaactggcGGATGTTGTTCTGATAAGAAGAACGGTGGTGGTAAAGGTGGAGGATGCTGTTCCTCAAAAGGTGGAAAGAAAGGGGGGTGTTGTTCATCTAAAGGTGGAAAGAAAGGAGGATGTTGTTCCtctaaaaagaatattggTGACAATGAAAATACTGCCACTGAAGTTGAGAAAGCCGTAAATTACCCTGTTACTGTGGATTTTACAGAAGTTTTTAGGAAGCCCACTAAGAAAAGGTCGAGTACCCCCAAGGTTTTTTCGAAAAATAGCTCGTCTAACTCTAGAGTaggtaaaaaattaagTGTTTCAAAGAAGATAGGTCCAGATGGATTGATCAAGAGCGCGTTGACTATTTCGAATGAAACGCTTTTGAGTTCACAGATCTATGTGTTATATAGTTCCCTGCAAGGTGCAGCTTCGAAAGCTGCAAAGAGCGTTTACGACAAACTAAAGGAATTGGATGAATTGACTAATGAGCCAAAACTTTTGAACCTTGACGATCTATCCGATTTCGATGACTATTTTATAAATGTTCCCGTTGAAAATGCATTGTATGTGCTTGTTTTACCGTCTTATGATATCGATTGCCCTCTAGATTATTTCTTACAAACTCTTGAAGAGAATGCGAATGATTTTAGAGTAGATAGTTTCCCATTACGAAAATTGGTTGGCTACACAGTTTTGGGGCTTGGTGATTCAGAATCATGGCCTGAAAAGTTTTGTTATCAAGCCAAAAGGGCCGATCACTGGATTTCTCGTTTAGGTGGCAGGAGAATTTTCCCCTTAGGCAAAGTTTGTATGAAAACAGGAGGTAGTGCCAAAATCGATGAGTGGACATCATTGTTAGCAGAGACTTTGAAAGATGATGAACCAATTATTTATGAGTATGATGAAAACGCAGACTCtgaggaagatgaagaagaaggtaatGGTAGTGATGAATTAGGCGATGTAGAAGATATTGGTGGTAAGGGTAGTAATGGAAAGTTTTCAGGCGCAGATGAAATCAAACAAATGGTGGCGAAAGACAGTCCAACGTACAAGAACTTGACAAAGCAAGGTTACAAAGTTATTGGTTCCCATTCAGGCGTTAAGATCTGCCGATGGACTAAGAATGAACTACGTGGTAAAGGGTCTTGTTATAAAAAATCGCTCTTCAATATCGCGTCCAGTAGATGCATGGAATTGACTCCTTCTTTGGCATGTTCATCCAAATGCGTTTTCTGTTGGAGGCATGGTACAAATCCCGTGTCAAAAAACTGGAGATGGGAAGTAGATGAACCAGAATACATTCTAGAAAATGCTCTGAAGGGACACTATTCCATGATCAAACAGATGAGAGGTGTGCCCGGTGTTATTGCAGAAAGATTTGCGAAAGCGTTTGAAGTTCGTCATTGTGCCTTGTCTCTTGTCGGCGAGCCTATTCTTTATCCTcatatcaataaatttATCCAATTATTACACCAAAAGGGCATAACTAGTTTCCTTGTGTGCAATGCCCAACATCCAGAGGCCTTGAGAAATATTGTTAAAGTAACACAATTATATGTTTCTATTGACGCACCCACCAAGACAGAGCTGAAAAAAGTGGATAGACCTTTGTACAAAGATTTCTGGGAGAGAATGGTAGAATGCTTAgagattttgaaaactgtACAAAACCATCAAAGGACAGTTTTCAGGTTAACTTTAGTGAAAGGTTTCAATATGGGTGATGTCAGTGCATATGCAGATCTGGTCCAACGTGGTTTACCAGGTTTCATTGAAGTTAAAGGCGCCACGTTTAGTGGCTCATCTGATGGGAATGGTAATCCTTTGACAATGCAGAATATTCCATTTTACGAGGAATGTGTAAAATTTGTGAAGGCGTTTACCACGGAATTACAAAGACGTGGATTACATTACGACTTGGCTGCCGAACATGCGCATTCCAACTGTTTATTAATTGCAGACAcgaaattcaaaattaatgGAGAATGGCATACACATATcgattttgataaatttttcGTATTGCTAAACTCGGGCAAAGACTTCACGTACATGGACTATTTAGAAAAGACACCCGAATGGGCATTGTTTGGCAATGGTGGGTTTGCACCAGGGAATACAAGAGTGTACAGAAAagataagaaaaagcagAATAAGGAAAATCAAGAAACTACAACGAGAGAGACGCCTCTCCCTCCTATTCCTGCTTAA
- the CSM4 gene encoding Csm4p (Protein required for accurate chromosome segregation during meiosis; involved in meiotic telomere clustering (bouquet formation) and telomere-led rapid prophase movements; functions with meiosis-specific telomere-binding protein Ndj1p; CSM4 has a paralog, MPS2, that arose from the whole genome duplication), translating into MMDGSITRKVTSTLSNQLATWKWKLQLSLLERKLATINNDYFLLQWELLFITNEVMKWKEMIAFLESQLFCTTQNFVAQETHDRETFQSLVDDYNKQLSENNLIISVLKSRPQLSSFPIYLSDEVCSHLKFVIAELNSLIIVFFISLVFLWVSIEV; encoded by the coding sequence ATGATGGATGGTTCCATAACAAGGAAGGTAACATCAACGTTGTCCAACCAATTGGCGACCTGGAAATGGAAACTGCAGTTATCGttattggaaagaaaattagcGACAATAAACAATGATTATTTTCTCCTGCAATGGGAACTCCTTTTTATAACTAATGAAGTGatgaaatggaaagaaaTGATTGCCTTTTTGGAAAGCCAGTTATTTTGCACAACGCAAAATTTCGTGGCACAAGAGACACATGACAGGGAAACCTTTCAAAGCCTGGTAGATGATTATAACAAACAGTTGAGCGAAAATAACCTGATTATTTCTGTATTGAAAAGTAGACCACAGCTATCATCATTTCCTATATATTTGAGCGATGAGGTGTGTTCACACCTTAAATTCGTCATCGCGGAACTAAATTCATTGataatagttttttttatttctttagtATTTTTGTGGGTATCGATAGAAGTTTAA
- the HRR25 gene encoding serine/threonine protein kinase HRR25 (Conserved casein kinase, monopolin subunit; regulates diverse events including vesicular traffic, DNA repair, CVT pathway, cohesion cleavage, attachment of sister kinetochores at meiosis I, exit from meiosis II, and ribosomal subunit biogenesis; binds the RNAPII CTD; phosphorylates COPII coat subunits; interacts with Sit4p phosphatase; antagonizes calcineurin signaling, reducing nuclear accumulation of Crz1p; phosphorylates Dsn1p; homolog of mammalian CK1delta), which yields MDLRVGRKFRIGRKIGSGSFGDIYHGTNLISGEEVAIKLESIRSRHPQLDYESRVYRYLSGGVGIPFIRWFGREGEYNAMVIDLLGPSLEDLFNYCHRRFSFKTVIMLALQMFCRIQYIHGRSFIHRDIKPDNFLMGVGRRGSTVHVIDFGLSKKYRDFNTHRHIPYRENKSLTGTARYASVNTHLGIEQSRRDDLESLGYVLIYFCKGSLPWQGLKATTKKQKYDRIMEKKLNVSVETLCSGLPLEFQEYMAYCKNLKFDEKPDYLFLARLFKDLSIKLEYHNDHLFDWTMLRYTKAMVEKQRDLLIEKGDLNANSNAASASNSTDNKSETFNKIKLLAMKKFPTHFHYYKNEDKHNPSPEEIKQQTILNNNAASSLPEELLNALDKGMENLRQQQPQQQVQSSQPQPQPQQLQQQPNGQRPNYYPEPLLQQQQRDSQEQQQQVPMATTRATQYPPQINSNNFNTNQASVPPQMRSNPQQPPQDKPAGQSIWL from the coding sequence ATGGACTTAAGAGTAGGAAGGAAATTTCGTATTGGCAGGAAGATTGGGAGTGGTTCCTTTGGTGACATTTACCACGGCACGAACTTAATTAGTGGTGAAGAAGTAGCCATCAAGCTGGAATCGATCAGGTCCAGACATCCTCAATTGGACTATGAGTCCCGCGTCTACAGATACTTAAGCGGTGGTGTGGGAATCCCGTTCATCAGATGGTTTGGCAGAGAGGGTGAATATAATGCTATGGTCATCGATCTTCTAGGCCCATCTTTGGAAGATTTATTCAACTACTGTCACAGAAGGTTCTCCTTTAAGACGGTTATCATGCTGGCTTTGCAAATGTTTTGCCGTATTCAGTATATACATGGAAGGTCGTTCATTCATAGAGATATCAAACCAGACAACTTTTTAATGGGGGTAGGACGCCGTGGTAGCACCGTTCATGTTATTGATTTCGGTCtatcaaagaaataccGAGATTTCAACACACATCGTCATATTCCTTACAGGGAGAACAAGTCCTTGACAGGTACAGCTCGTTATGCAAGTGTCAATACGCATCTTGGAATAGAGCAAAGTAGAAGAGATGACTTAGAATCACTAGGTTATGTCTTGATCTATTTTTGTAAGGGTTCTTTGCCATGGCAGGGTTTGAAAGCAACCAccaagaaacaaaagtatGATCGTATcatggaaaagaaattaaacgTTAGCGTGGAAACTCTATGTTCAGGTTTACCATTAGAGTTTCAAGAATATATGGCTTACTGtaagaatttgaaattcGATGAGAAGCCAGATTATTTGTTCTTGGCAAGGCTGTTTAAAGATCTGAGTATTAAACTAGAGTATCACAACGACCACTTGTTCGATTGGACAATGTTGCGTTACACAAAGGCGATGGTGGAGAAGCAAAGGGACCTCCTCATCGAAAAAGGTGATTTGAACGCAAATAGCAATGCAGCAAGTGCAAGTAACAGCACAGACAACAAGTCTGAAACTTTCAACAAGATTAAACTGTTAGCCATGAAGAAATTCCCCACCCATTTCCACTATTACAAGAATGAAGACAAACATAATCCTTCACCAGAAGAGATCAAACAACAAACTATCTTGAATAATAATGCAGCCTCTTCTTTACCAGAGGAATTATTGAACGCACTAGATAAaggtatggaaaacttGAGACAACAGCAGCCGCAGCAGCAGGTCCAAAGTTCGCAGCCACAACCACAGCCCCAACAGCTACAGCAGCAACCAAATGGCCAAAGACCAAATTATTATCCTGAACCGTTACtacagcagcaacaaagAGATTCTCAGgagcaacagcagcaagTTCCGATGGCTACAACCAGGGCTACTCAGTATCCCCCACAAATAAACAGCAATAATTTTAATACTAATCAAGCATCTGTACCTCCACAAATGAGATCTAATCCACAACAGCCGCCTCAAGATAAACCAGCTGGCCAGTCAATTTGGTTGTAA
- the AFT2 gene encoding Aft2p (Iron-regulated transcriptional activator; activates genes involved in intracellular iron use and required for iron homeostasis and resistance to oxidative stress; AFT2 has a paralog, AFT1, that arose from the whole genome duplication) — MKAKSMKSIISVPISVSKTGKMKLTASPDNLASMMSKDQNKLIHLDPVPSFEDRHEIKPWLQKIFYPQGIDIVIERSDSSKVTFKCRSVRSKVGLNPKSKGSSSRSHACPFRIRAAYSVRLQKWNVVVMNNIHSHELRFDLITKTDDYKKFKENLRQKNDEKAIKTFDELEYKASLNLPLVTPIISCDCGLTKEIEAFNNIFLPLSNPPLTSKKNLLKTNKNSVSKIKSRQMDNSKPRPRLKTKLDADLHDTGFLDNFKTRNSCVKIEKEDSLTNLNEIDFTNMFCNDNFIQNYNQGLMELLTEPTPGPSSSSCILPSTPTRPLSQSKMDIALSESTTSSPNFMETDAPYGDEIIKVSKDTKSNAPTADTDIATNLGKERNENFGMLNYNYEALLHFNDEHFNELNSIDPALISKY; from the coding sequence ATGAAAGCAAAGTCGATGAAGAGCATAATATCTGTGCCAATATCAGTGTCTAAAACAGGGAAAATGAAGTTAACAGCATCTCCCGATAATCTAGCATCTATGATGTCTAAAGACCAAAATAAACTTATTCATTTAGACCCAGTTCCGTCTTTTGAGGACAGGCACGAGATTAAACCGTGGCTacagaaaatattctatcCTCAAGGAATAGATATAGTCATCGAAAGATCAGATAGTAGCAAAGTTACTTTTAAGTGTAGGTCAGTACGATCGAAAGTAGGGTTGAACCCTAAATCCAAAGGTTCCTCTTCAAGATCCCATGCATGTCCATTTAGAATTAGAGCAGCCTACTCTGTGCGGTTACAGAAGTGGAACGTGGTTGTTATGAATAACATACATTCACATGAGCTGAGATTTGATTTGATTACTAAAACGGATGACTATAAAAAGTTTAAGGAAAATCTTCGTCAGAAGAACGACGAAAAAGCCATCAAAACATTTGATGAATTAGAATATAAAGCAAGTCTAAACTTACCACTCGTCACACCAATTATTTCTTGTGACTGTGGGTTAACCAAGGAAATTGAAGCTTTCAATAACATTTTTCTCCCACTATCAAACCCCCCTTTGACgtctaaaaaaaatttgctcaaaacaaataaaaactCCGTttctaaaataaaatcCAGACAGATGGATAATTCGAAACCTAGGCCAAGGTTGAAAACGAAGTTGGATGCGGATCTACATGATACCGGATTTTTAGACAATTTCAAAACGCGGAATTCCTGTGTAAAGAtagagaaagaagattCTTTAACGAACTTAAACGAAATTGATTTTACGAACATGTTTTGCAACGACAATTTCATCCAAAATTACAACCAAGGCCTGATGGAACTTTTGACAGAACCTACACCAGGTCCTTCGTCCTCTTCTTGTATACTTCCTTCAACACCAACGAGGCCCTTGTCACAAAGCAAAATGGATATAGCCCTGTCAGAATCAACAACATCTTCACCAAATTTTATGGAAACAGACGCTCCTTATGGAGATGAGATCATTAAAGTTTCCAAAGATACCAAAAGCAACGCACCAACTGCTGATACAGATATTGCTACGAACTTAGGCAAAGAGAGAAACGAAAATTTTGGCATGTTAAACTACAACTACGAAGCGTTGCTTCATTTCAACGATGAGCATTTTAATGAATTAAATTCTATTGACCCAGCCttaatatcaaaatattaa
- the YIG1 gene encoding Yig1p (Protein that interacts with glycerol 3-phosphatase; plays a role in anaerobic glycerol production; localizes to the nucleus and cytosol): protein MGIPMQIYQDGKGVQFYHTRYQNVFDERASKYGNYTVNNDYPQLPDTIKEHIDQLTFSNVGEDGGDVGNYSEEDDDGDEEKELEDVFRSNRGLEFVRINNYFTTHDLQSFKSFRNFNSKYWIFYSNQAEDKKLLLYDFNGQHLIFIKQQFYGQLNLLLSDAIICMDCNFGYNSNTIQILVGFQNGKLLKLNCDLNGNVNNHLLLKDPSTSSHQSHLSILNVWAGLLPHFVVSFSLKDGLLITSLDHQQSNGSFQSFHTNIDLPVDLRTTTNVKSVLNFPQFTLYKGNDMIFHCKNLLGSDASTLNKEINFMLKIDEDVQKIDYLLKTNHILLETNMRYLSIPTRDPIENSNSSPPVSDSEVYPIFYKTQELHVHASGTGRQIANNGKYIFITEQHLYGTALSVYKYSISFKRWLFVGYSDIRAKYGIRSVKDLFVGNCPSVNSPVLTILTDDNNIQTILLK, encoded by the coding sequence ATGGGTATACCTATGCAAATATACCAGGATGGGAAGGGGGTGCAATTTTACCACACGAGATATCAGAACGTATTTGACGAACGGGCGAGCAAGTATGGCAACTACACGGTGAATAATGATTACCCACAGCTTCCAGATACGATAAAGGAACATATCGACCAGCTTACCTTTAGCAATGTCGGAGAGGATGGTGGAGATGTTGGAAACTATTCtgaagaagacgatgaTGGTgacgaagaaaaggaacttGAAGATGTTTTTCGAAGTAACCGTGGGTTGGAATTTGTACGGATTAATAACTATTTTACTACCCACGATTTACAAAgtttcaaaagttttagaaatttcaatAGCAAGTACTggattttttattctaaTCAAGCAGAGgacaaaaaattactgCTGTATGACTTTAACGGCCaacatttgatttttattaagCAGCAATTTTACGGGCAGTTGAATTTACTGCTATCGGACGCAATAATATGTATGGACTGCAATTTTGGTTATAATTCAAACACCATTCAAATTTTAGTTGGATTTCAGAATGGAAAGTTGTTAAAGCTAAACTGCGACTTGAACGGAAACGTAAACAATCACTTGCTTTTGAAGGATCCTTCAACTTCCTCTCATCAAAGCCACCTATCTATATTAAATGTCTGGGCAGGTTTGTTGCCACATTTCGTTGTTTCTTTTAGTTTGAAAGATGGGCTGCTAATAACTTCTTTAGATCACCAACAAAGCAATGgaagttttcaaagtttcCATACCAACATTGATTTGCCTGTAGATCTACGCACGACCACAAATGTCAAGTCCGTTTTAAATTTCCCTCAGTTTACTTTATACAAAGGAAATGATATGATTTTCCACTGCAAGAATCTATTAGGATCGGATGCTTCCACGCTAAACAAGGAAATAAACTTTATGCTTAAAATAGACGAAGACGTTCAAAAGATCGACTATCTTCTTAAAACGAATCACATTTTACTCGAAACCAACATGAGATATCTGTCCATTCCAACAAGAGACCCCATAGAGAATTCAAATTCTTCTCCACCCGTCTCAGACAGCGAGGTTTATCCAATATTTTACAAGACACAAGAACTTCATGTCCATGCTTCAGGAACAGGACGTCAGATAGCAAACAATGGGAagtatatttttataacCGAGCAACATCTCTACGGAACAGCGTTATCGGTATACAAGTACTCTATATCTTTCAAACGGTGGCTGTTCGTGGGCTACTCAGACATTAGGGCCAAATACGGTATAAGGAGTGTCAAAGATCTCTTTGTTGGTAACTGTCCCTCTGTAAATAGCCCAGTGCTGACAATTCTTACTGATGACAATAACATTCAAACAATTCTTCTTAAATAA
- the TPK2 gene encoding cAMP-dependent protein kinase catalytic subunit TPK2 (cAMP-dependent protein kinase catalytic subunit; promotes nutrient responsive growth via the Ras-cAMP signaling pathway; phosphorylates and inhibits histone demethylase Jhd2p in response to glucose, promoting H3K4 trimethylation and maintaining H3K14 acetylation by preventing chromatin binding of Rpd3p; required for Sfl1p-mediated pseudohyphal growth; partially redundant with Tpk1p and Tpk3p; localizes to P-bodies during stationary phase; relocalizes to the cytosol in response to hypoxia), which yields MEFVAERAQPVGQTIQQQNVNTYGQGVLQPHHDLQQRQQQQQQRQHQQLLTSQLPQKSLVSKGKYTLHDFQIMRTLGTGSFGRVHLVRSVHNGRYYAIKVLKKQQVVKMKQVEHTNDERRMLKLVEHPFLIRMWGTFQDARNIFMVMDYIEGGELFSLLRKSQRFPNPVAKFYAAEVILALEYLHAHNIIYRDLKPENILLDRNGHIKITDFGFAKEVQTVTWTLCGTPDYIAPEVITTKPYNKSVDWWSLGVLIYEMLAGYTPFYDTTPMKTYEKILQGKVVYPPYFHPDVVDLLSKLITADLTRRIGNLQSGSRDIKAHPWFSEVVWERLLAKDIETPYEPPITSGIGDTSLFDQYPEEQLDYGIQGDDPYAEYFQDF from the coding sequence ATGGAATTCGTTGCAGAAAGGGCTCAGCCAGTTGGTCAAACAATCCAGCAGCAAAATGTTAATACTTACGGGCAAGGCGTCCTACAACCGCATCATGATTTACAGCAGcgacaacaacaacaacagcagcgTCAGCATCAACAACTGCTGACGTCTCAGTTGCCCCAGAAATCTCTCGTATCCAAAGGCAAATATACACTACATGACTTCCAGATTATGAGAACGCTTGGTACTGGATCTTTTGGTAGGGTTCATTTGGTGCGCTCTGTTCACAATGGTCGGTATTATGCTATAAAAGTTTTAAAGAAACAACAAGTTGTCAAGATGAAACAGGTTGAACATACCAATGACGAACGACGTATGCTAAAGCTTGTGGAGCATCCGTTTCTGATTAGAATGTGGGGTACGTTTCAAGATGCTAGGAATATCTTTATGGTGATGGATTATATCGAAGGTGGTGAACTTTTCTCGTTACTGAGAAAGTCACAAAGATTTCCTAATCCTGTAGCAAAATTTTACGCTGCGGAAGTCATACTGGCATTAGAGTACTTGCATGCTCATAATATCATCTACAGGGATTTAAAGCCAGAAAATATCTTGCTGGATAGAAATGGCCACATTAAAATAACCGATTTTGGGTTCGCCAAAGAGGTACAAACTGTCACATGGACGCTTTGTGGGACTCCTGATTACATTGCTCCTGAAGTTATTACCACAAAGCCATATAATAAGTCGGTGGATTGGTGGTCTCTAGGTGTTCTAATCTACGAAATGTTAGCTGGTTATACACCCTTTTACGATACTACTCCAATGAAGACGTATGAAAAGATTTTACAAGGTAAAGTAGTATATCCACCATATTTTCATCCCGACGTCGTGGATCTACTAAGCAAACTGATCACTGCAGATTTGACAAGAAGAATCGGTAATTTACAAAGCGGTTCCAGGGACATCAAAGCTCACCCATGGTTTAGTGAAGTTGTATGGGAAAGATTGTTAGCAAAGGATATTGAAACTCCATACGAGCCTCCTATCACATCAGGTATCGGTGACACGTCTTTATTCGATCAATATCCCGAGGAGCAGCTAGATTATGGTATTCAAGGCGATGATCCATATGCTGAATACTTTCAAGATTTCTAA
- the PGC1 gene encoding phosphatidylglycerol phospholipase (Phosphatidylglycerol phospholipase C; regulates phosphatidylglycerol (PG) accumulation via a phospholipase C-type degradation mechanism; PG levels affect mitochondrial function; contains glycerophosphodiester phosphodiesterase motifs) — translation MVEIVGHRAFKARYPENTLLAFEKAYAAGADVIETDLQMTSDGMVVVNHDSDTGRMWDKNLVIGESTWEEVKRLRCKEDGSLAMMTLKEILTWAVCHPGAKLMLDIKFTNEKIIMIKTFVIMLEVKNDLKFWQERITWGLWLLDWYDFGIETGVLKDFKVIVISLSLDIASQFVKRSLTLNDPHYKLFGISVHFVSSWTSQFRLRLLPVLMKNDIKVYLWTVNKPIDFKYLCELPIHGAITDDPIKARKLCDGHTVAKKPTAEKKFVAPSLASVDGLRFHAFIKVYNILCTLLYSKWVHIKLCGWSIAYVIFLFLRTIHFL, via the coding sequence ATGGTTGAAATTGTGGGCCACAGAGCTTTTAAAGCAAGATATCCTGAAAATACGCTACTAGCATTTGAGAAGGCTTATGCAGCAGGTGCTGATGTAATAGAAACGGATTTACAAATGACCAGCGATGGTATGGTGGTGGTAAACCATGACTCAGACACTGGTCGGATGTGGGATAAGAACTTGGTGATTGGCGAGTCGACTTGGGAGGAGGTTAAGCGATTGCGCTGCAAAGAGGATGGTTCCTTAGCAATGATGACATTGAAGGAAATTCTAACATGGGCAGTGTGCCATCCAGGAGCTAAATTGATGTTGGACATCAAATTTACCAACGAGAAAATCATCATGATCAAGACCTTTGTTATCATGTTAGAGGTTAAGAATGATCTTAAATTTTGGCAGGAGAGGATCACGTGGGGGCTTTGGTTGCTGGATTGGTACGATTTCGGTATTGAAACTGGTGTTCTGAAGGATTTCAAAGTTATTGTGATAAGTCTGTCTTTAGATATCGCCTCGCAATTTGTGAAGCGCTCTTTGACACTGAATGATCCTCACTATAAACTTTTTGGTATCAGCGTCCATTTTGTCTCCTCGTGGACAAGCCAATTTAGATTGAGATTACTACCTGTGCTTATGAAGAATGATATCAAGGTCTATTTATGGACTGTCAACAAACCTATAGATTTCAAATATCTGTGCGAATTGCCTATCCATGGTGCTATCACGGATGATCCGATCAAGGCAAGAAAGTTATGCGATGGTCATACCGTGGCGAAGAAGCCTActgctgaaaaaaagtttgttGCGCCCAGTCTGGCATCTGTAGATGGGCTAAGATTCCATGCTTTTATCAAAGTTTATAACATCCTTTGCACGCTTCTATATTCCAAATGGGTCCATATTAAGTTGTGCGGTTGGTCTATTGCTTatgtgatttttttgttccttcGAAccattcattttctttga